From the Mahella australiensis 50-1 BON genome, the window TAATACTCAAATGCCCCGCCCGTGGTCTCTATACGGGCAGCGTTCAACAGCGTGGGCGCCGGATGGAATATAGCGCCTATGTTATTGAAACTGGTTTCCAATACGCTTTCGGCTGGAACAAATTGCGGATATACCTCTTTCAACGCATCCAATACCAACCCCGTTCTTACAGATGGAAGTGCTGCTATTTCTACCGATTTTTTTATATCGAATATGCGAGCCGAGCATGGACCAGTCTTGCGGCAGGCGTATATAAAAGTCGAGGCTTCGGCCACCGTTATCCGGGCATTTACACCGTATTCGTACAGCGTCTGCGAGAATTCGAGGGCCCCACCGGTACGTCCCGGATTCAACACAATTATCTGACCATCCTGCAAATACGGAGCGCACATTTGGGCTATATCGCGATGCCCAACGGCCGGTACTGTCACCATAATGACATCGACGTCCCTTATCGCTTGCCTAATATCAGATGTGACGATTTCAAGTGGTCCATAACCTTCTACAAGTCCTTCAAGATAGATTCCACCCTGCTCTTGTATTGGAATCAGTTTGTCAAATGTACGGTTAAATAGATTGACCTCATGGCCTTTCAGCGCCAGATGGGCGGCCATGGCCATACCTCCATTGCCGGCTCCTATGACAGCAAATTTAGGCATAAAATAATCCCTCCTAAAAATTTTTAATTTTTATTATGGAGGGAGAACAAAAAAGCCACGAACGAGAGCCGTGACTTCTCAAGCTAAATTATAGCCTGCTCCCTCTTCCTACGCTTGCGAGGTTAGCTGACGGGTTCGGGTCGAAAGAGATAACCCTACCTTACGGATTCACCCCAAAAATTGGTTCCCCCGTTTCCCTGACGGGAATTCAGCGTTTTTCATATTTAATTGTATTATTATACTACCATATATCAGAGCAAAATGCAATACCCTTTTTGAATTCTTGATGGTTATTTAGCGTTTTAATTCCAGGTAAAATTTGTATCTATCGCCGCGATAGTAAGAGCGTACGTATTCTATCGGTACGTCGTCTTCATCGTATGTCACACCGATAACCATTATCACAGGCGCCCCTTCCTCTATACCAAGCATAGAAGCTATATAGCTGTCAGCCAATGCAGCCTCCAAAGTCTCTTTAGCCGATACCGGATGCGCTCCGAACTGTTGCTCCAATATATTATACAAGGAACAATGCTCGAGGTCGGCCTTCTCCAATGCATAAAATCTTCTATAGCTAAAATAAGAGACTTCAAATACCATAGGAACACCGTCGGCAAAGCGCAAACGCTCTATTTTTAACGCCGGTTCTTCATCTTCCAGGCGCAACGCTCTCCGCACATGGCTTATATCCTCATGTACTGCCTTAATATCCACGGTTTTTGCCCCGGCTTGCATGCCGCGTTTGTGCATATCCTCACTGAAACTCGACAATTGCATTATCGGCTGGTCCAGCTTGGGTTCGGCCACAAAAGTACCTTTCCCACGCAGACGATACAGCACGCCTTCCTTAACCAATTCGGATATGGCTTGTCGTACGGTCATACGGCTCACGCCATATTCATCGCATAATTCGCGCTCCGATGGAACTTGCATGCCCGGTTTTAAGTCTCCAGCCTCTATGAGAGCCCTCATACGTTCCTTTATCTGATAGTATATAGGTATAGGTGATTCTTTATCTATATCGCTTATATCGATTAAATCTATGAGCAATCGCCTCCTATAGCCCAAGACCTTTCAAAAATTCTACCGCCTGGCGTATATCGGCCTCGGGATCAGCGCCCGCCTCGCGCTCTATAGTAAAGAAACCTTTATAACCCACCTCATCCAATGCTTTCACGTATGCTGGAAAATCCACGGCACCTTGACCTAACGGCATCTCTTCAAAATAATCGCCAATACGGAAATCCTCTATACCCCCATCAGCGAAAAAGCCATATATGATCTCAGGATCGGTTTTTTTCTTCATTATGCCGTCCTTCGCATGCGTATGAACTATGTAGTCTTTTAGATTATACACGCCCCCTACAGGATCATCGCCCGTAACCATTACCAGATTGGCGGGATCATAATTCACGCGCACACCTCGGCTATGCAAGCTATCCAAAAAGCGCTTTAAGGTCTCGGTTTTTTCCGGCCCCGTTTCTATAGCAAAATACGCGCCCACTTGATCCCCGTATTCTCCCAATTGCTCGCAAGCCTCTTGCAATATCTTGTATCTGTCGTGATTCGGATCGGATGGCACTACCCCTATATGAGTGGTCACCACATCTGTCTCTAAATCCCTTGCCAGATCCATTATACGCTTTGAACGTTCTATTCTTGCCGGATTATCTTCTTTTACCGCAAAACCATGCCCACCCATATCGCCGCACAAGGCCGAAACCTTAAGACCGTTATCTTTTATATAGTTTAAAAGTTCATGCCGTGCAGAAAGTGATAGATTCTCTGGAGCCATTTCTCCTGATACCGCATAAATCTGTATGGCAGCAGCACCTACCTCACGTGCTTTCTTTATACCTTCACGCACACCCAGACGGAAAGAATCCACCATTACGCCTATCCTATTCATAATGCTTTTACCTCCTTATTTGATTATGACTTCATGTCCTGTGCTGGCTGATTCATATATTGCATCCAATATTTTCATAAGCTCCACACCATCCTCACCGGGATTCAAACACGGTGTGCCGTTGGCTACACAATCTATAAAATGCGCCATCTCTTTGTCGAATATAGGTTGAAAATCATTTTGATTCACATCTATGAAAGGTTTTGTATCCGTAAGCACATCGTTGCGTTCAGAATAAATCTCAAAGTCTGGTTCCATAGTAACACCGGCCTTGCTGCCGTAGAGCTCCAAATAAAGCTTATCGCGTTTTATATGCTGAGTCCAGCTATTCTCGACTATAAGCGTAGCCCCGTTGTCAAAACGCACAAAACCCGCTGCCAGATCCTCCACATCGTTATAATCGCTGTAATCAGCCGATTTATACTGTTGTATGCCTATTATATTTGAACGCGGCCCCACTAAATCATAGGTTGAACCCATTGCCAGCACCGCTTTGGGTTTATCCATCAGATAACGCACCAAATCGATCATATGTACTCCGAGATCGATAAGCGGTCCCCCGCCCGAACGCTTTTTATCGGAGAACCAGCCACCCGGATTGCCTACGCGGCGTAAGCAACCTGTCTTTGCATAATATATCTGTCCCATATCGCCGTTATCTATCATGCGCTTTAATATCTGCGTGTTGAGTCCAAAACGCCTCACAAAACCGACCATGAGGAGTTTACCCGCGTCTTTTGCAGCATCCACCATCTGCTGAGCCTGTATGGCGTTCAACGCCAACGGTTTCTCGCATAATACATTCTTACCGGCTTTAAGAGCTGCTATGGTAGCCGGGGCATGTACGTTATTCCAAGTGCATACGCTGACCGCATCCAAGTCCTCCTGCTTTAACATCTCATTATAATCGGCATACGTATGAGGAATATTATAATACTGTGCAAACTGTTTTGCTCTCTGTTCATTTATGTCGCAGTTGGCTACTACCTCAACATGGTCCAGCTTCTTATAGCCGGCCATATGCGTATGGCTTATGCTTCCATTGCCTATTATACCTACTTTAACCTTCTTCATCGTTTCTGTCCCTGCGTCCTCGCGCAGCAGACAATCCTCCCCTCGTTTTAATTCGTTTATATTATATAATTTAAGCTACAAAACTGCAATCAAAATAATCTTTCGGCATAGATGACGCCGCTTGCCTATCCAGAATCACCGTAAGCTGAGGATGCAATTGCAATACCGAAGCCGGCACTCGTTGCGTTACAGGGCCTGTCAACGCTTTAGCAATTATATCAGCTTTGGCTTCTCCTGAAGCCATCAATATTATAGAACGGCTTTGCATGATGTTCTTTATACCCATGGTAACGGCCTGTTTGGGCACATCCTCTACAGAACCAAAAAATCTAGCATTGGCCGCCCTGGTAGTTTCGGTAAGATCGACCACGTGCGTAGTCGTCCCAAACGGCGTGCCAGGCTCGTTGAAGCCTATATGCCCGTTTAATCCTATACCTAATATCTGCAGGTCTATCCCCCCATGCTCTTTTATGGCGCAATCATACCTTTTGCATTCCGCTTGTATATCATTTGCCATACCATCGGGTATATGAACATTTTGGGGTAGTATATCTATATGCTCAAAAAGATGTTCATACATAAAGTGGTGAAAAGATGCCGGGTGAGATGCTTCGATACCCACATATTCATCGAGATTAAACGTCACAACCGATTTGAAGCTGATAATACCGCGTTCATACATTTGTACAAGATATCGATATGGTCCTATCATTGTACCACCTGTAGCCAATCCTAATGTAGTATCCGGGTATTTAATCAGCCGATCACTTATTACCCCCGCTGCATGATATGCCATCTCATCCTCTGTATCGGCCACATATATCCTCATATAATCCCTCCTTTCTTTGTCATATGGTTGTATAGTGGTCTATACCATTATTATAAAACAGACCTTTTTAAAAAGCAAGCGGGCCGTAAAATAAATTTCGGCCCTTCGTGATTCATATATACATAGAAAGGGGCCATATATGGCCCCCTTTCTATAAATCATCCCATATAGGCAAATGCTTATATAACCGCCATCTTTTATCATGTACATCATATGTAATGTGTCCGCAGTTAGGTAGGGCAAACTGCACAATCGTGGGCAGATGTAGCCACTATATAAAATGTACTATTATCTACATTGATAGATAGTACCTTTATCCCTTGCAATCTGACATTATTTTCGATAAAATCATTTATAGAATTCAATCCGATTCACCTTCTTTTTATTTTTTTGAATTCTATATTAACAAACGGTGAATCGGATTTTTTCTACCCTTTTATCAGCTATCTGCCAAAGTATTTTGTGGAATTAGCTAGGCTTCACAAAATTCGGCGTTGAACCAATATTATGGTTTGGAGCGGGTATTGTAAAAGGCCATCACATATAGTATAATCTCTAGTATGAGCGGCAGCCTCTGCCGCTTTATTTATAGCGATCATATCATACATATTTCAATAATAGGATAGGAGGTTCTTATGAAATACTACGTAGATGCAAATGCTGCAAAAGACGGAAACGGCTCTATTGAGAGACCATTCAAACGGATCGGCGAAGCCGCGAAGGCAGCGCTTCCCGGTGATGAAGTACTGGTAGCACCGGGGATTTACCGGGAATATGTAGATCCGATCCATTCCGGCACTGAAGATGGCCGTATCACTTATACAAGTACCACACCTCTTGGCGCAGTGATCACCGGCGCGGAACAGATAAAAACCTGGCAGCACTACAAGGAAAACGTCTGGGTATCCCGAGTCGCAAACAGTGTTTTCGGTAGTTACAATCCCTATACAACTTTGGTATATGGAGACTGGTATTTCGCGACGCCAAACAAACATACAGGCTGTGTCTATCTAAATAACAAATCGATGTATGAAGCCACAAGCTTGGAAGAGTGTATCAAAGGCGATGTTTATGAATGCAGTTGGGTACCGGAGGATTCTGTTTACAAGTGGTATACCGAGCAGGATACAGATGCTGATGAAACGATCATTTATGCCAACTTCCAGGGATTGGACCCGAATAAGGAAAATATAGAGATCAACGTCCGCCGCAGATGTTTCATGCCTTCCAGAACAGGCATCGGTTATATTACGGTCAGAGGATTCAAAATCGATAAAGCCGCCACCACCTGGGCGCCGCCTGCAGCTTTCCAGGACGGCATGATCGGTCCTCACTGGAGCAAGGGCTGGATTATTGAAGATTGTGAAATTTCGAACAGCAAGTGTGCCGGCATTTCTCTGGGCAAATATCTTGATCCTGACAACGAGCATTATTTTACAAATAAGCAGGTAAAGAGTCCTACCCAGATGGAACGCGACGCGGTTTGCCGCGGCCAGTATCACGGATGGCTGAAAGAAAAAATCGGCAGCCATATAGTACGCCGCTGCAACATCCACCACTGCGAACAGGGCGGCATTATCGGCCGTATGGGCGGTGTGTTCAGTATCATTGAGGACAACCATATCCACCATATCAATAATATGATGGAGCTGGGCGGAGCGGAAATCGCTGGTATAAAAATGCACGCGGCCATTGACGTGATCATACGCCGCAACCATATTCACCATTGCACTATGGGAATTTGGTGTGACTGGGAAGCCCAGGGTACACGTATTACCCAGAACCTGCTCCATGATAACCAGCGGCCGCCATATGCCAAAAATCTTCCTGGAAGTATGATGTCTCAGGATATATTTGTAGAAGTCAGCCATGGCCCAACATTGATCGACAACAATATCCTGCTTTCAGACGTCAGCCTTCGTATTGCAACACAGGGCGTGGCAATGGTCCACAACCTTATCTGCGGCGCATTTACCAGCGTCGGCAATGG encodes:
- a CDS encoding sugar phosphate isomerase/epimerase family protein, coding for MNRIGVMVDSFRLGVREGIKKAREVGAAAIQIYAVSGEMAPENLSLSARHELLNYIKDNGLKVSALCGDMGGHGFAVKEDNPARIERSKRIMDLARDLETDVVTTHIGVVPSDPNHDRYKILQEACEQLGEYGDQVGAYFAIETGPEKTETLKRFLDSLHSRGVRVNYDPANLVMVTGDDPVGGVYNLKDYIVHTHAKDGIMKKKTDPEIIYGFFADGGIEDFRIGDYFEEMPLGQGAVDFPAYVKALDEVGYKGFFTIEREAGADPEADIRQAVEFLKGLGL
- a CDS encoding right-handed parallel beta-helix repeat-containing protein; translated protein: MKYYVDANAAKDGNGSIERPFKRIGEAAKAALPGDEVLVAPGIYREYVDPIHSGTEDGRITYTSTTPLGAVITGAEQIKTWQHYKENVWVSRVANSVFGSYNPYTTLVYGDWYFATPNKHTGCVYLNNKSMYEATSLEECIKGDVYECSWVPEDSVYKWYTEQDTDADETIIYANFQGLDPNKENIEINVRRRCFMPSRTGIGYITVRGFKIDKAATTWAPPAAFQDGMIGPHWSKGWIIEDCEISNSKCAGISLGKYLDPDNEHYFTNKQVKSPTQMERDAVCRGQYHGWLKEKIGSHIVRRCNIHHCEQGGIIGRMGGVFSIIEDNHIHHINNMMELGGAEIAGIKMHAAIDVIIRRNHIHHCTMGIWCDWEAQGTRITQNLLHDNQRPPYAKNLPGSMMSQDIFVEVSHGPTLIDNNILLSDVSLRIATQGVAMVHNLICGAFTSVGNGTGTRYTPYHIPHRTEVMGFMTILHGDDRFCNNIFVQKWPSEDYVVYHDQNTSVIRENRQVGTHVFDDYPTYDEWIAQFDFTRRPNMMALEPAHSGYLPVWSEGNVYLNGAKPWKNEVSGLVVEKNDQDLKVELVEKDGHYYLHTNIYDYIRNFSDRMINTEVLGKAFEPEQYYENPDGTPIRFDTDYFGNHRGIHVIPGPFASFSGNIELL
- a CDS encoding Gfo/Idh/MocA family protein produces the protein MKKVKVGIIGNGSISHTHMAGYKKLDHVEVVANCDINEQRAKQFAQYYNIPHTYADYNEMLKQEDLDAVSVCTWNNVHAPATIAALKAGKNVLCEKPLALNAIQAQQMVDAAKDAGKLLMVGFVRRFGLNTQILKRMIDNGDMGQIYYAKTGCLRRVGNPGGWFSDKKRSGGGPLIDLGVHMIDLVRYLMDKPKAVLAMGSTYDLVGPRSNIIGIQQYKSADYSDYNDVEDLAAGFVRFDNGATLIVENSWTQHIKRDKLYLELYGSKAGVTMEPDFEIYSERNDVLTDTKPFIDVNQNDFQPIFDKEMAHFIDCVANGTPCLNPGEDGVELMKILDAIYESASTGHEVIIK
- a CDS encoding GntR family transcriptional regulator — protein: MLIDLIDISDIDKESPIPIYYQIKERMRALIEAGDLKPGMQVPSERELCDEYGVSRMTVRQAISELVKEGVLYRLRGKGTFVAEPKLDQPIMQLSSFSEDMHKRGMQAGAKTVDIKAVHEDISHVRRALRLEDEEPALKIERLRFADGVPMVFEVSYFSYRRFYALEKADLEHCSLYNILEQQFGAHPVSAKETLEAALADSYIASMLGIEEGAPVIMVIGVTYDEDDVPIEYVRSYYRGDRYKFYLELKR
- the nagB gene encoding glucosamine-6-phosphate deaminase, whose protein sequence is MRIYVADTEDEMAYHAAGVISDRLIKYPDTTLGLATGGTMIGPYRYLVQMYERGIISFKSVVTFNLDEYVGIEASHPASFHHFMYEHLFEHIDILPQNVHIPDGMANDIQAECKRYDCAIKEHGGIDLQILGIGLNGHIGFNEPGTPFGTTTHVVDLTETTRAANARFFGSVEDVPKQAVTMGIKNIMQSRSIILMASGEAKADIIAKALTGPVTQRVPASVLQLHPQLTVILDRQAASSMPKDYFDCSFVA
- a CDS encoding NAD/NADP-dependent octopine/nopaline dehydrogenase family protein, whose amino-acid sequence is MPKFAVIGAGNGGMAMAAHLALKGHEVNLFNRTFDKLIPIQEQGGIYLEGLVEGYGPLEIVTSDIRQAIRDVDVIMVTVPAVGHRDIAQMCAPYLQDGQIIVLNPGRTGGALEFSQTLYEYGVNARITVAEASTFIYACRKTGPCSARIFDIKKSVEIAALPSVRTGLVLDALKEVYPQFVPAESVLETSFNNIGAIFHPAPTLLNAARIETTGGAFEYYIEGISPSIAKIIQRMDDERMAVAKMLNVKCMSALEWMRVSYGVEADDLYSAIQQNKGYKGIKAPSNTDTRYIFEDVPYSLVPISAFGRMAGVPTPTIDAIIDLACTVSGVDYRACGRTISKLGIDDMSMYEIYTYVYFGDIRRGVVA